A region from the Hydra vulgaris chromosome 10, alternate assembly HydraT2T_AEP genome encodes:
- the LOC136086200 gene encoding uncharacterized protein LOC136086200, which produces MTPTKYEHLLSLIAPAITKSSLRRETIGASERLLVTLRYIFGGTSQIDLAGMFRISPTSVGRVINETCIAIWTILQAKEYISYPKSEDEWKAIANEFEKKWNFSNCIGAINRIHSVMQAPSRSGSFYFNFKKSHSIVLMAICNANYEFKLIDIGDTGRNSDGGVFKNSKIGIAFESNLLHIPEPKKPNGSNVKLPYVLIGDKAFPLKNYLINHILRKYCL; this is translated from the coding sequence atGACACCTACAAAGTATGAACATTTGTTAAGCTTAATTGCACCAGCGATTACAAAATCTTCTCTCAGACGTGAAACAATTGGAGCTAGTGAAAGATTATTGGTCACTTTGAGATACATTTTTGGAGGCACTTCACAAATAGATTTAGCTGGTATGTTTCGAATAAGTCCGACTTCCGTAGGAAGAGTAATAAACGAAACTTGTATTGCTATATGGACTATTTTGCAGGCTAAAGAATATATTAGCTATCCAAAAAGCGAAGATGAATGGAAAGCTATAGCAAACGAGTTTGAGAAGAAATGGAACTTCTCCAATTGCATAGGGGCTATTAATAGGATACATAGTGTTATGCAAGCCCCTTCAAGATCAGGGTCATTCtactttaatttcaaaaaatctcaCTCAATTGTTTTGATGGCTATTTGCAATGCAAACTATGAATTCAAACTTATTGACATTGGTGATACTGGTAGAAACAGTGATGGTGGTGTGttcaaaaatagtaaaataggAATTGCTTTTGAATCAAACTTATTGCATATTCCAGAACCTAAAAAGCCAAATGGTTCAAACGTAAAACTGCCCTACGTTCTTATTGGAGATAAGGCATTTCCtctcaaaaactatttaataaaccaTATCCTGAGGAAATATTGTCTTTAA